The Oncorhynchus nerka isolate Pitt River linkage group LG12, Oner_Uvic_2.0, whole genome shotgun sequence genome contains the following window.
ATTCAAGGCCTGCTATCGAGAGGCAGTGTGATATCATTTTCCGGCAAACCAGAAATCAAGGCCTTGGACAGACCTTTTCTATGTCAGGGATAGGGGTAGTGTATGTTTTCTGACAGTTGCTCCTTTCAAGATTAATGGGTTTATGAGAACCGTGTGTCTTCCTCCAAAAGCCAAGCTCAAAATCTGTCAGTGTTACCAGCAGCATAATAGTGAAGTCCTGACATTGGAATCCAAAAGACAGAGTGAGTTTTGATGTCACAACAGAGCAGAATATTGtctctatactgtgtgtgtgctcatgtgtgtatgtgttttaaaGACTTATGTTTGGTATAGCCATCTTGATTTTGTTATATTAGGGACGGAAAAAGCGAACCACTTTTGTTCCATGTGTTGACCTTCGTCTGTAACAACTTTAACAATAGGATTGATATCTGTAGGGATGGTAAAAATATAGATTTTTAGCAATGTAGGTTCAGCATCTTTGAGTTGTTATATCATGCACTCCAAAATGAAAACAGTTGCATAAAACTTCAGGTTTGGTTTAAGTTTCTGTAGGTGACTTTATCATTCTTGTTTACTctggagatgaagaggagaagagtAGTTACAGTAAATGACATCTGACCAAATAATTGATGTATGATTCATTTTTGAATATTGTTATCATGTACTTATACCACTGAATGCAACAGCATTTCACTTATCTGTAATTAGTTTCACATCATTGGATTTTATTTCTTTTAAAGTAGAAAGCAGAAAAACACATGCCCTTTTGATCTGGTGATCATGGACACAAGAGTGGTCTGAACCCCGGAGAGTCACCGTTAAATTGGTGGCTCAAGATGAGGACTAATCATCTCCCGTACAGGCTTtagggctggattcaatccgtatcgccCAATATCACGGAAGATACACATTATAGctcgattgaaatttaaaggcaatgttcccacgtTTGTGGAGACTGTGTTCACATTAaatgctgcatatgtcggctcaatcgtaaattacctttacattttcACGCAGATCGTTCACGATACTtcagcgatacagattgaatCCAGCACTTAGTTGCTGTGGGTGGATGTGAAATCTAGGGTGATCAGGAGGCAAGGCAATGGCATCCAGGCAGCCTTGTTGTATCTGTGTGGACCTCAGTGAACCACTGCCAGACACCCATAAATACGTTCCCTTATTTCTAACATGGCGTGGATGCCAGTTGGGGCTAGAAGTGGGTTTGTTTTGGGTGTTCTCAATGTATTCCCGCCAGCGCCTCACTTCCACGTTTCTCATAAGAGAGCCACTGACTTCCTGAAATGCATATGTATTCATACTGGTAGTCGTCTGTCATTTCAGTGATTTGTTGAAAGCTGCATAAGTTAAGTCCAGTGTCTGTACAAAGGAGACCTGTTTGTCCAGACACACATGGATTAATCAACTAGACATCCCACATTCACAAAGTGTAGTGTCACATAAATGCAGAATCAACATGAATTTGAACCTCAACTATGTTCAGTAATCCTAGCCCTGGGTATTCAAATCAGTATTGAATGTGGAACCAGCTGAATCTTACTTACAGTCAGTTTAGAGTATTTAGAACTGACTACTCATTAAAAAAATTCTTTTGCATTCTAGAAAATAACTCTTGAATAACACTTACTTTAACACTTAAACTTAAGTAACACTTGAACAATTGCAGAATCCAAATGAGATTTCATTTCATAGTATTTGAAATACAGTGCACACATGATTTAATAAGTCTTCTTTTAAACCTTCCAAAATGGGGGACCGTAGCTCACTCATACAAGTGGTGAAATGCCTGACATGTTTGCATAGAATAGGGACAGGCAGGACTGCATCCAAGCCTGGACTTGCTGGCCAAGACaaaacacaaacatacacacacacacacacacacacccaaacacacaagTAGATGGAGGAAATCACTACTTTAGAATTACAGATAGAGGATCTTATTTTGACACGTATTATCACatcaaaataatcctgcagcaacaggatatgaacgtttagtccataatgttgcttgattggTGGTTAGGATGTAAACTGGTCCAATTTAGGCTCCATGGAATGTGCAATACCAATATAAACATGTGTTAGTGcaggtgtcacgtcctgaccttagttccttttttatgtctctattttagtttggtcagggcatgagttggggtgggcattctatgttttgtgttctatgttttctatctctatgtgtttggcctggtatggttcccaatcagaggcagctggcaatcgttgtctctgattgagaaccatacttaggtagcctgttatCCCATTTTTTAGTTGTGgttgattgttttctgttttgtatgagtacctgacagaactgttgcgttttgttctacttttgtttcagtgttccggttataataaacaacatggacacttaccacgctgcgcattggtctgatatttcctactcctcctcagaagaggaggagaatcgttacagaatcacccaccaccaaaaaAGGACCAAACAGTGTGATAACCTggagcagagggttctggactcctggacttgggaggagatactggaaggcaagggaccctgggcacaggctggggaatatcgccgccccaaggaagagctggaggcagcgaaagctaaGCGGCAGCGAATTGAGGTAAGGCAGCgcaacaggcacgagaggcagaccccccccaaaaaaatatttgggggcacacggggagtgtggcagaaTCAGGTTGGAGACCttagccaactccccgtgcttaccgtgacgggcgtcgtactggtcaggcaccgtgttatgcggtcaaGCGCACAGTGTCTTCAGTGCGTGttcttagcccggtgcgctacatcccagccCCCCGTAAGTGCCATGCAAGAGTGGGTATCCAGCCAGGGCGTATTGTGCCGGCCCAGCGTGTTTGGTCTCCGGTACGccgtttcggcccagggtatcctgcgccggcgctgcgtgctgtgtctccgggtggctgggagggtgcagtgagTCCTATGCCTGTTCTCCGCCCGTGCCGGGCGAATGTTGGtattgagcctaagggagaggtgcgagtggtatgcaccagatctccagtgctcacccacagcccggttcaacctgtgcctgcactctggagggtccgggctaaagtggtcatccagcctggaggagtggtgccaaggctgcgcaccagagctccagtgctcccccacagcccggtccatacggtgcctcctccacgcaccaggcctcctgtaggtctccccctccaggttctcccgtctgtctggagctgccagagccgccggtcTATTCGGGGCCCActgcaagggtccccagtccgaggtcggcggcgagggttgcCGCTCCAAAGGCGCCACTTAAGTGGGCCAAGACGATGGTGGAGTgaggtccacgtcccgcgccaaagccgccaccgcagacagatgcccacccagaccctcccctatgggtttaggttttgcggccggagtccgcacctttggggggtactgtcacgccctgaccttagttccttttttatgtctctattttagtttggtcagggcatgagttgggatgggcattctatgttttgtgttctatgttttctatctctatgtgtttggcctggtatggttcccaatcagagacagctggcaatcgttgtctctgattgagaaccatacttaggtagcctgttttcccattttTGAGTCGTGGGTGATTGTTATCTGTTTTGTATGagtacctgacagaactgttgcgttttgttctacttttgtttcagtgttccggttataataaacaacatggacacttaccacgctgcgcattggtccgatatttcctactcctcttcagaagaggaggagaatcgTTACAGCAGGTTTTCAGTGAATATTTGTAAATCCCAAAGCTCATCTGCATTCCCTGCAGCTCAGGGACATTCAGtgacaacagagtgatcaaattaagataatCTGTATGTGCTATAATTGAGTTGGGCCCTGCATTGAGTTAGCCCCAGCACAGTGCAATATGATTAGAAATCCCCTTCTAAACATACAGCCACACACCCCCACTTTACCCCATCAGCAATGAGAGGCTGTTCAGTTTACCTCATTGTGAAATGTCCAAAAGCAGAGCATATACAGTATGTCCTAATAGATGGACAGGGCAATAAGAGAATACCGGTGGGACATTTTTGAATGTTTGAAATGAGAAACAAACGAACTGCCATGATGCCTCTGTTGGCTGTATCAGTGAATGCTATGGGATAGAACAGATACGACAGGGGAGGAGGTGAGCTGTAGCTGAAAGCACACGACAACCTGTATAACAAGAAGTTCTCTAGGTTTGCACACCTTCCCCCAAACACATCTTAACCTTCAACTGCTGTACCAGGAGCCTGTTGTGCTTGTTGTTCCTGAAAAGTCTTTATATGCCTGGACACTGGACAAGGCTGAGAGTTCTGTGTGATTCAGTTACAAAACCTATGGGTGGTGCTCTGTATTCCCACTTACTGACCATGGGGTGCAGCGGACAATATGCATTCTTTGACAAAATAGTCTACATTAAAGAGAATCATTTGAATCTGTTTCATTTTGTGCTGTGTAATGAAATGGGTAATGATCAGAATATGCAGcacctcagaaagtattcataccccttgacttattacacaatttgttgtgttacagcctgaattcaaaatggattaaataaaaacaattctcacccatctacacacaataccccatattgacaaagtgaaaacatgtttttagacattttagcaaatgtattgaaaatgaaacaccgaaatatctaatttacataaaaattcacatccctgagtcaacacatgttaaaatcacctttgccagcaattacagctgtgagtctttctgggtgagtctctaagagatttgcacacatggattgtacaatatttgcacattattcttttaacaattcttcaagctctgtcaagttggttgttgatcattgctagacagccattttcatgtcttgccatagattttcaagctgatttaagtcaaaactgtaactaggccacattCAATgtaatcttggtaagcaactccagtgtatatttgtctTGTGTTTcaggttactgtcctgctgaatggtgaatttgtctcccagtgtctgttggaaagcagactgaaccaggttttcctctaggattttgcctgtgcttagctctattccgtttctttttatcctaaaacaaATCCATAGTCCTtgtcaatgacaagcatacccataacatattgcagccaccaccatgcttgaataAATGATGAGTGATAATGAGAGTAACACAAAAATCTAAATTGGATCCagttcaggctgtatcacaacaaaatgtgtgaacactttctgaaggcactgtacataaagGTGACTGGGGTTTTTAGCAGAGGAATGTCCTAGTCATGTCCCCGTTGAGTTTTCCATGCGCCATCCTGAAAGACAATAAGACattgactgacagagaggaacaGTTTATGATGACACTGCCATGGGAATGTTATATGTCAATTATTACTCCATTCATGTTCATTTTAGAATGATTTTGTGGCAGGTTTGGGGTGTAGAGGCCTCAGATATTTAGTTGAACCACTTTTGCATAGAAAACAACATCAGAGATTGCTAAATGTCAATATGCAATGTTGATGAAACCATCTTTTCCACATATAAAGCCAGTGTCTTAATAGTGATAGTGGTAATTACAGGGTTGGTCAAAGGTGTCTCTTTGCGCATACAAGCATGTGAGCGAGCTCACAGTGCTATGAAAAGTCAAGGAGAGATTACGTTAATCTGGTATAATTAGATGAGGTTCACACCTTTAGCAGAAGTTTGCAACAAAGGGAAATTATCCTTCCCCCCCACCTCAATAATGCTACCCTGTCATTATCTCACAGACAGTTTGTTTAGAGGGATCAATTAAGGATCATTTTATGCCGTTCAGCTATATGGCAAACACCTTTGCGTTGGACTTACTTTCTTCCTATCAAGGCAGTGCTGCCAAAAGAAACGTGAAGGGTTGGAAACTTGATGTCAACAATGCTGTTGCTAAATCAAAGCGTCCCTCTCGGAATCATTGTGCAATTACCTCGAAGGAGAGGCTTTCGTGGAAGATTCAAAGTGTCTCCATATGCTGCAGAGCATAACCTTACACTACATCTCAAAAACATCCAGAGAAATGGAAGTCTGAGTGTCTCTCCTTGAAGAGGAACCGGTCCCAGACCTTCTGCCCAACAGGGAGAGAAAATTACTACACCAAATCGAGAGAAGGAGAATCTTTCCTTGGCAGTAGATGTAGGGACACGGTTCCAGAGCTACCCTCACTCGATGAAACAGCAAGGACTTCTGAATGAAGTACGGCACCGAGTCATCATCACACAAGACTGGGTGCTAAGAGCAACTTGAGGGCTGAAGAGGAAAGCTGTTCTCTTTGTTGCAATCATGAAGAAGATAAAGCTGAAAATTGTTAGGGTGGTGATGAAGATGATTGCATCCTTTCATTTGACTATTTTGAAACACAGTACTTGGATTCAGTGGGGTGTATTTTGAACTTGCCagcagtgacatcactgtgtaAACATAACCTCTAAGTGTTGCATATGAAGATGTGCATCGTCAAACCCGACCACTTGAGAAGAGATACCCTCCCGAGGAGGATGACTTGAGGTCTCTTGTGCTCTGAGAAATTGTCAGTATGGAAATGATGGATTTGCCTGATAGTGGTAAGAGCCAGGTTAAGCTGTGCTCCGTCAGCGGCATTGCTTTAATATCAATAACACGGAAGAATGCCTGGTTTCAGAGAGGAACATTCGGGGAGCCCCGCCAAGGAGGCTTGAATGGATTCCAGACCCAAATAGACCACCAATTCCCCATGGAGACGGGCCCACAACCTCAGAGCCAAGCAGAGACTAGCAGGCCTCCTGTGCTGTGCTATTCTGTTCTGTGTATCCTGTTGCTCTCCCACCATGTAGCCAGGCCCTTGCCCAACATAGAGTTTACATCTCCAGATCAAAGTGATAATGGGCCTTGATTAACAATCTAAACAAATCGAGGTCTCATTGCCATTGAGTTTCCAGAGAAGTcaggatgggagaccagattgTGGCCCTTCCTCTTTCTACTGGGATTGGGATGCATGTATAGTGAAAATGATTGACAGTGCCTATAGGCTACCGTTCAATGATTTAGATCTCTATCAGCATATCAAAATATTGGCATGAGAATTCAATTAGAAAACTCAATAATATCCATGTTAAATAATAAAAAAGGAATGACCGga
Protein-coding sequences here:
- the LOC115138403 gene encoding uncharacterized protein LOC115138403 isoform X2 encodes the protein MENIRLGHHSNLGWRRNKRRGRSLIMELMDIVGRDGCVPVIINNMDTYHAAHWSDISYSSSEEEENRYRITHHQKRTKQCDNLEQRVLDSWTWEEILEGKGPWAQAGEYRRPKEELEAAKAKRQRIEVRQRNRHERQTPPKKIFGGTRGVWQNQVGDLSQLPVLTVTGVVLVRHRVMRSSAQCLQCVFLARCATSQPPVSAMQEWVSSQGVLCRPSVFGLRYAVSAQGILRRRCVLCLRVAGRVQ
- the LOC115138403 gene encoding uncharacterized protein LOC115138403 isoform X1; the encoded protein is MLKTILEIHRTAQQKLIPHLERIGITPRMQSSSFNRFQHTATTVQIIWLRGPLEHKHVVMCQELMDIVGRDGCVPVIINNMDTYHAAHWSDISYSSSEEEENRYRITHHQKRTKQCDNLEQRVLDSWTWEEILEGKGPWAQAGEYRRPKEELEAAKAKRQRIEVRQRNRHERQTPPKKIFGGTRGVWQNQVGDLSQLPVLTVTGVVLVRHRVMRSSAQCLQCVFLARCATSQPPVSAMQEWVSSQGVLCRPSVFGLRYAVSAQGILRRRCVLCLRVAGRVQ